One segment of Yersinia kristensenii DNA contains the following:
- the trmH gene encoding tRNA (guanosine(18)-2'-O)-methyltransferase TrmH: MNPQRYARICEMLATRQPDLTVCLEQVHKPHNVSAIIRTADAVGIHQIHAIWPTPEMYTRLSSAAGSNSWVQVKTHSDITEAITHLKSQGMQILATHLSDKAVDFREIDYTRPTCILMGQEKTGISKEALAMADKDIIIPMIGMVQSLNVSVASALILYEAQRQRQNAGMYRRTQSVLSEDEQQRLLFEGGYPVLAQVAKRKGLPRPHIDEQGQVIADEQWWSAMQSRSLK, encoded by the coding sequence ATGAATCCTCAACGCTATGCGCGGATTTGTGAAATGCTTGCTACCAGGCAGCCGGACCTGACGGTTTGTCTGGAGCAAGTACATAAACCTCATAATGTCTCCGCGATTATTCGCACTGCTGATGCCGTCGGTATTCATCAGATTCACGCGATTTGGCCTACCCCTGAAATGTACACGCGACTCTCTTCGGCGGCCGGTAGCAACAGTTGGGTTCAGGTAAAAACACATTCTGATATTACCGAAGCCATAACTCATCTAAAATCGCAAGGTATGCAAATACTCGCGACTCATCTATCTGATAAAGCAGTTGATTTTCGTGAAATCGATTATACTCGTCCCACCTGTATTTTAATGGGGCAGGAAAAAACAGGGATATCTAAAGAAGCTTTGGCAATGGCGGATAAAGATATCATTATTCCGATGATCGGGATGGTGCAATCCCTGAATGTATCAGTCGCTTCAGCACTCATTTTATATGAAGCCCAACGGCAGCGGCAAAATGCCGGTATGTATCGGCGAACACAAAGTGTTTTGTCAGAGGATGAGCAACAGCGGCTATTATTCGAAGGTGGCTACCCGGTGCTGGCGCAAGTGGCTAAACGCAAAGGGCTTCCCCGGCCTCATATTGATGAGCAGGGCCAAGTTATCGCTGATGAGCAATGGTGGTCCGCCATGCAATCCAGGAGTCTTAAATGA
- the spoT gene encoding bifunctional GTP diphosphokinase/guanosine-3',5'-bis pyrophosphate 3'-pyrophosphohydrolase yields the protein MYLFESLNLLIQRYLPEEQIKRLKQAYLVARDAHEGQTRSSGEPYITHPVAVACILAEMRLDYETLMAALLHDVIEDTPATYQDMEQLFGKSVAELVEGVSKLDKLNFRDKKEAQAENFRKMIMAMVQDIRVILIKLADRTHNMRTLGSLRPDKRRRIARETLEIYSPLAHRLGIHHLKTELEELGFEALYPNRYRVIKEVVKAARGNRKEMIQKILAEIEGRLTEAGIPCRVSGREKHLYSIYCKMNLKEQRFHSIMDIYAFRVIVKEVDTCYRVLGQAHSLYKPRPGRVKDYIAIPKANGYQSLHTSLIGPHGVPVEVQIRTEDMDQMAEMGVAAHWAYKEQGESGTTAQIRAQRWMQSLLELQQSAGSSFEFIESVKSDLFPDEIYVFTPEGRIVELPAGATPVDFAYAVHTDIGHACVGARVDRQPYPLSQSLSSGQTVEIITAPGARPNAAWLNFVVSSKARAKIRQLLKNLKRDESVSLGRRLLNHALGNGRKLSDISEENIKHELDRMKLATLDDLLAEIGLGNAMSVVVAKNLLGDPSTLASSGTRNLAIKGADGVLITFAKCCRPIPGDPIIAHISPGKGLVIHHESCRNIRGYQKEPEKFMAVEWDQETEQEFIAEIKVDMFNQQGALANLTAAINAAESNIQSLNTEEKDGRVYSAFIRLTTRDRVHLANIMRKIRIMPDVVKVSRNRN from the coding sequence TTGTACCTGTTTGAAAGCCTGAATCTGCTGATTCAACGTTACCTGCCAGAGGAGCAGATTAAGCGCCTCAAACAGGCATACCTTGTCGCACGTGATGCTCACGAGGGTCAGACACGCTCCAGTGGTGAGCCCTATATCACTCACCCGGTTGCTGTGGCCTGTATTCTTGCGGAGATGCGGCTCGATTACGAAACCTTAATGGCGGCGCTGTTACATGACGTCATTGAAGACACACCAGCTACCTATCAAGATATGGAGCAGTTGTTCGGGAAAAGCGTAGCCGAACTGGTCGAGGGTGTTTCTAAACTCGATAAACTGAACTTCCGCGATAAGAAAGAAGCCCAGGCGGAGAATTTCCGCAAAATGATCATGGCGATGGTGCAGGATATCCGCGTCATTTTGATCAAACTGGCTGACCGCACCCATAACATGCGAACGTTGGGTTCCTTACGCCCGGATAAACGTCGCCGTATTGCCCGCGAAACCCTTGAAATATATAGCCCACTGGCACACCGATTGGGTATTCACCATTTAAAAACTGAGCTGGAAGAGCTAGGTTTTGAAGCGCTTTATCCTAATCGCTACCGCGTGATTAAAGAAGTGGTGAAAGCCGCACGCGGTAACCGCAAAGAGATGATCCAAAAAATCTTGGCGGAGATTGAAGGGCGTCTGACAGAAGCAGGAATACCTTGCCGCGTCAGTGGTCGAGAAAAGCATCTCTATTCCATCTATTGCAAGATGAACCTGAAGGAGCAGCGTTTTCACTCCATCATGGATATCTATGCCTTTCGGGTTATCGTTAAAGAAGTTGATACTTGCTATCGCGTGCTGGGGCAAGCTCATAGCCTGTATAAACCCCGCCCTGGCCGAGTAAAAGACTATATTGCCATCCCTAAGGCTAACGGCTATCAATCATTGCATACCTCATTAATCGGCCCTCATGGGGTTCCGGTAGAGGTACAAATCCGTACTGAAGATATGGATCAGATGGCCGAAATGGGGGTTGCGGCACACTGGGCTTATAAAGAGCAAGGTGAGTCCGGTACTACCGCACAGATCCGCGCTCAGCGCTGGATGCAAAGCTTGCTGGAATTACAGCAAAGCGCGGGCAGCTCGTTTGAATTTATTGAAAGTGTAAAATCTGATTTGTTCCCTGATGAGATTTACGTTTTCACCCCGGAAGGGCGCATTGTTGAATTGCCTGCCGGTGCAACGCCTGTCGATTTTGCTTATGCCGTGCATACCGATATTGGTCATGCCTGTGTCGGCGCACGCGTTGATCGCCAGCCCTATCCGCTTTCTCAGTCACTAAGCAGTGGCCAAACTGTTGAGATCATTACCGCTCCGGGTGCACGACCAAATGCCGCCTGGCTGAATTTTGTTGTCAGCTCGAAAGCTCGCGCCAAAATTCGTCAATTGCTGAAAAACCTTAAACGTGATGAATCGGTAAGCCTTGGCCGCCGATTATTGAATCATGCTTTAGGTAATGGTCGAAAACTGTCTGATATTTCTGAAGAAAATATCAAACATGAACTGGATCGTATGAAGTTGGCGACGCTGGATGACTTGTTGGCAGAAATCGGGTTGGGTAACGCAATGAGTGTGGTGGTGGCGAAAAACCTATTGGGTGACCCCTCCACCTTGGCGAGTTCTGGTACCCGTAACCTGGCAATTAAAGGTGCTGATGGTGTCCTGATTACCTTTGCCAAGTGCTGCCGTCCAATTCCAGGTGACCCAATTATCGCCCATATAAGCCCCGGCAAAGGTTTGGTCATTCATCATGAATCCTGCCGTAATATCCGTGGCTACCAAAAAGAGCCAGAGAAGTTTATGGCGGTTGAATGGGACCAAGAGACTGAGCAAGAGTTTATTGCTGAAATTAAAGTCGATATGTTCAACCAGCAAGGTGCCTTGGCCAATCTGACTGCGGCAATTAATGCGGCCGAATCGAATATTCAGAGCCTGAATACTGAAGAGAAAGATGGCCGGGTATACAGTGCCTTTATTCGCCTGACTACTCGTGACCGAGTCCATCTGGCTAACATTATGCGTAAAATTCGTATCATGCCAGATGTGGTCAAAGTCAGCCGCAACCGTAATTAA
- the rpoZ gene encoding DNA-directed RNA polymerase subunit omega, protein MARVTVQDAVEKIGNRFDLVLVAARRARQIQSGGKDALVPEENDKVTVIALREIEEGLITNQILDVRERQEQQEQEAAEIQAVTAIAEGRR, encoded by the coding sequence ATGGCACGCGTAACTGTTCAAGACGCTGTAGAGAAAATTGGTAACCGTTTTGACCTGGTGTTGGTCGCTGCTCGTCGGGCACGTCAAATCCAGTCCGGCGGTAAAGACGCACTGGTTCCAGAAGAAAACGATAAAGTTACTGTGATTGCGCTGCGCGAAATCGAAGAAGGCCTGATTACAAATCAGATTCTCGATGTACGTGAACGCCAAGAACAGCAAGAGCAGGAAGCCGCAGAGATCCAAGCGGTAACCGCGATTGCTGAAGGTCGTCGTTAA